ATCCGTTGAAACCCAAGCAACCAAATCGGCTGTATTAAACGTAACCTgtggaaaatatttctttgttaaatttagtactttcacatataaaaaatgaggGCTTACTTCTGGAACTATGCTCTCcagcaaattatttatttccgcATACTCTGTTGATTGTTGCTGAATTGTATTTGAACGTAAGACACTCAAGGGGATGTCGTCATCTTCGCTACAGTTTGCTCCTTCTTCATTAAAAACATCATCTTTTAAAAGCGGATGCCAGCATCTTTCCACGACGACAGGGCTTAATTGTTTCCATGCATGTGCCAACATACAAACAGcgtcttttaaatttaaattctttaaatattcatCTGTGTTCGCTTTTCCAAACGCTGATCTCAATAAATTTGTCTTGTAATGTAACTTTGTCAATCTAATTACATTTTGGTCCATCGGTTGGATCAATGGCGTGACGTTTGGTGGCATGAAGATAGTAAAAATTGATCCACAATCTGACTTTAAGTCTTCTACTCCAGGGTGACAAGGAGCATTGTCTAAAATCAAAACTGCTTTTAATGGCAGCCCTTGTTTTTGCAAGAAACGTGTAACctgcaaaatgttaaaaaaaatttcaagtgttACAAAATTGACAAAAAGTTAGAACCATAAAATTACCTGTGGCACAAAAGCATGATGAAACCATTCTTTGAAAATTGATGCAGTCATCCAAGCGTTTTTAGAGTTTTTATACTCGACCGGTAGctcaacatttttaaatgatCGCGGTTTTTTTGCCTTGCCAATTACCAACGGTTTTAACTTGTGCACTCCACTTGCGTTTGTGCAGGCCAAAAATGTCACTCgagctttttcaatttttctgccAGGAGCAGTTTTTTTAGAAGAACTTACGTAAGTTTTATCGGGTAAGGTTTTCCAGAACAAGCCGGATTTATCCGCATTGTAAATTTGGTCGTCGCATAAACTAAGCTCAGCCTTTAGTTTTTTAAGTCTATTTTTGAACTCTGGGACTCCATCGGGATTTGATGATAATTTTTCACCACAGACTTTTAACAGACGAATTccaaatctttttttaaatccATTGAGCCAACCGCAACTTGCATTGAATCTGTTGCTTGATCCGTACATTTCTTCGAACAATTGCTTCGCCTTTACTCTAATAGAGGAACCGCCTATTGGCACATGCTTACTTCTTTGTTTAATAAACCAATCATACAGCTTTTTTTCCATTCGTGGATATTCTCCAGCCTTAAAGGACTTTGTTTTGCGGTGCATTTTGGATGCTGCTTTCAAAATC
This portion of the Bactrocera tryoni isolate S06 unplaced genomic scaffold, CSIRO_BtryS06_freeze2 contig_8016, whole genome shotgun sequence genome encodes:
- the LOC120779323 gene encoding jerky protein homolog-like: MPPNVTPLIQPMDQNVIRLTKLHYKTNLLRSAFGKANTDEYLKNLNLKDAVCMLAHAWKQLSPVVVERCWHPLLKDDVFNEEGANCSEDDDIPLSVLRSNTIQQQSTEYAEINNLLESIVPEVTFNTADLVAWVSTDDPIEDLNIVDDVAVLSSEEDEEPNEKCNITASEAVSVFDKAIEWAEEYTNSLPNIMVLKNFREEAVKQCLKAKKKQTKIVNFFQQNKVLLSYFVNVQR